One uncultured Carboxylicivirga sp. genomic window, GATTGTACTCGGGTATAGTTACCTCCTTCTTACTTCTTTTCCGGATGCCGAAAACAGCATCTGTCTATTTAAAAGAGCAACCGGTATACCTTGTCCGGGTTGTGGCATGGGCCGAAGTACCTGGTCACTTGTACATGGTCAAATAAAAGAATCACTTTTTTATCATCCTTTGGGTATTGTTTTTAACCTCTTGATGATTATCGCCCTTATTCAGGCAGGGATTGATATAATCAGGAATGATGATAAACTACTCCATTTCTTAAAACAAAAGTGGCCTCTCTGGAGTGTTTTAGTTTTAGTTGTTGTAATTCTACTGGTTTGGGGCCGCA contains:
- a CDS encoding DUF2752 domain-containing protein; translated protein: MIVLGYSYLLLTSFPDAENSICLFKRATGIPCPGCGMGRSTWSLVHGQIKESLFYHPLGIVFNLLMIIALIQAGIDIIRNDDKLLHFLKQKWPLWSVLVLVVVILLVWGRNIWLGM